The Streptomyces venezuelae genomic interval TGCCCCGGAAGCGGAACCGCAGCTTGGCGAAGGCGAACCCGGCGAGGGTGGAGAAGAGGACCGTCCCCGCCGAGACCGCCCCCGCGACCAGCGCGGTGTTCACCAGGGCCTCGCCAAGCCGGGCGTCCGTCCAGGCGAGCTCCAGGTTCCGGGGCAGGTTCCGCCCGAACCGGAAGGGCGGCGGGGTCGCCGCGAGGCGCGTACTGGTCCGGGAGGCGGCGACCGCCGTCCACACCAGGGGGAAGAGGGAGACGGCCGTGAAGACCGCGAGCAGCGCGTACGTGCCCCAGCCGGCCCGCTCCGTCCTCACGAGGCCCGCTCCCCGCGTGCGAGGACCCCGCGCAGCAGCTGTACGGCCCCGAACAGCACGACCAGGACGACGAGCATCGCCCAGGCGATGGCCGCGGCCCGCCCCAGATGCAGGTTCACCCAGCCCTGCTCGTACAGATAGAGCCCCAGCGTCTGGAACTGGTGGTCCGCCCCGCCCGAGGCCCCCGCGCCGCTGCCGAACAGCAGCGGCTCACCGAAGAGCTGGGTCGCGCCGATCGTCGAGACCAGCGCCGTGAAGAGGATCGCGGGCCGCAGCCCGGGCAGCGTCACGTGCAGGAACTGGCGCCACCGCGAGGCCCCGTCGAGCGCCGCCGCCTCGTACAGCTCGCGCGGGACCGTCTGCATCGCCGCCAGGTAGATGAGCGCGTTGTAGCCGGTCCAGCGCCAGACGACGATCGACGACACCGCGAGCTTCGACGCCCACGGACCGTTCTGCCAGTCCACCGGGGCGAGCCCGGCCACCCCCAGGGCCCAGTTGGCCATGCCGTTGTCCCGCCCGTAGAACAGCGCGAAGACCAGGGTCGCGGCGGCGACCGAGGTGGCGTACGGGGCCAGCGCCACGACCCGGAAGAGGCCCCGGCCCCGCAGCCGCACGTCGAGGAGATGCGCCACGCCGAGCGCGAGCAGCAGCTGCGGGACGGTGGAGAGGACCCCGATGACGACGGTGTTCACCAGGGCGTTCCAGAAGAACGCGTCGTCGAGCAGCCGCGCGTAGTTGTGCAGCCCCACCCACTCCGCCTCGGCGGGCGCGGTCAGTTCGACCCGGTGCAGCGAGGTCCAGGCGGTGGCGACCAGCGGGAAGACCCCGAAAGCCCCGAAGAAGAGGAAGAAGGGCGCGACGAGCGCGTAGGGGGCCCCACGGGACCCGACAGGGGTACGGCGGGCCGCGCCCCGCCCCCCGAGGTCCGCGCGACGGCCGGTGACGTCCCGGGTGTCGCGCGCACGGAGACCGGCTCCGGTCCCCGGGGCCGGCGGGTCCGCCGGGCCCGTCGGTGTGCGTGTCTCCGTCACCCCGGCCTCACCGGTCCAGCGCGTTGTCGATCGCCTTCATCGCGGCCCGCCAGGCCGACTCCGGCGAGCGGCCCGTCTGGTCGACCTGGAGCATGCCGACGTCGGCCAGGGTCTGAGCGACCAGGGCGTCCTTCGGGCCGACAGGGGCTCGGGGGACGCCCCGGGCCGCCGCGGCGAAGATCTCGCCGACCGG includes:
- a CDS encoding carbohydrate ABC transporter permease gives rise to the protein MTETRTPTGPADPPAPGTGAGLRARDTRDVTGRRADLGGRGAARRTPVGSRGAPYALVAPFFLFFGAFGVFPLVATAWTSLHRVELTAPAEAEWVGLHNYARLLDDAFFWNALVNTVVIGVLSTVPQLLLALGVAHLLDVRLRGRGLFRVVALAPYATSVAAATLVFALFYGRDNGMANWALGVAGLAPVDWQNGPWASKLAVSSIVVWRWTGYNALIYLAAMQTVPRELYEAAALDGASRWRQFLHVTLPGLRPAILFTALVSTIGATQLFGEPLLFGSGAGASGGADHQFQTLGLYLYEQGWVNLHLGRAAAIAWAMLVVLVVLFGAVQLLRGVLARGERAS